One part of the Pirellulales bacterium genome encodes these proteins:
- the sufB gene encoding Fe-S cluster assembly protein SufB, protein VHDEIGEINKYDFRTESNYVFKARKGLDEEIVRQISDIKNEPAWMRDFRLESLKIFNSKPMPRWGGKIGIDFQDIYYYLKPAEHQGKTWDDVPEEIKKTFDRLGIPEAEKKYLSGVKAQFESEVVYGSLQEELSKQGVIFTDTDSAVREYPDLVREYFATIIPPSDNKFAALNSAVWSGGSFIYVPKGVKIEFPLQAYFRINAESMGQFERTLIIVDEGAQVHYVEGCTAPMYTTESLHSAVVEIMVKKHARCRYTTIQNWANNIYNLVTKRAMAYEGATMEWIDGNLGSHLTMKYPSVYMMEPGARGEILSIAFASAGQHQDAGAKLVHCAPNTSGRIISKSISKNGGRASYRGLVKVEKGAKKSKSNVVCDALILDPKSRSDTYPYIEIDEQDVTVGHEASVSRIGEEQLFYLTSRGLSEAEASTMIVSGFIEPLVRELPMEYAVEMNRLIELQMEGTVG, encoded by the coding sequence AACGAGCCGGCCTGGATGCGCGATTTCCGGCTCGAAAGCCTGAAGATCTTCAATTCGAAGCCGATGCCGCGATGGGGCGGGAAAATCGGCATCGACTTTCAGGACATTTACTATTATCTCAAGCCGGCCGAGCACCAGGGGAAGACCTGGGACGACGTGCCCGAGGAGATCAAGAAGACCTTCGATCGGTTGGGCATTCCGGAAGCGGAAAAGAAGTATCTCTCCGGCGTGAAGGCCCAATTCGAGAGCGAAGTCGTCTACGGCTCGCTGCAAGAAGAACTGAGCAAGCAGGGAGTGATCTTCACCGACACGGATTCGGCCGTGCGAGAATATCCCGACTTGGTGCGCGAGTATTTCGCGACGATCATCCCGCCGTCCGACAACAAATTCGCGGCCTTGAACTCGGCCGTCTGGTCGGGCGGGTCGTTTATCTATGTCCCGAAAGGCGTGAAGATCGAATTCCCACTCCAGGCTTATTTCCGCATCAACGCCGAGAGCATGGGACAATTCGAGCGGACGCTGATCATCGTCGATGAAGGGGCGCAAGTGCATTACGTCGAGGGCTGCACCGCCCCGATGTACACCACCGAAAGCCTCCACTCGGCCGTGGTCGAGATCATGGTCAAGAAGCATGCCCGCTGCCGTTACACCACGATCCAGAATTGGGCCAACAACATTTACAACCTGGTGACCAAGCGCGCGATGGCCTACGAGGGGGCCACAATGGAATGGATCGACGGCAATCTCGGCAGCCATCTGACGATGAAATACCCCTCGGTCTACATGATGGAACCGGGCGCTCGCGGCGAGATCCTCTCGATCGCGTTCGCCTCGGCCGGGCAGCACCAAGATGCCGGGGCAAAGCTGGTGCACTGTGCTCCAAACACCTCGGGGCGGATCATCTCCAAGTCGATCTCGAAGAACGGCGGCCGGGCCAGTTATCGCGGGCTCGTGAAAGTCGAGAAGGGGGCCAAGAAGTCGAAGTCGAACGTCGTGTGCGACGCCCTGATTCTCGATCCCAAGAGCCGCAGCGATACGTACCCTTACATCGAAATCGACGAGCAGGACGTAACCGTGGGCCACGAGGCGAGCGTCTCGAGAATCGGCGAAGAGCAATTGTTCTACCTGACCAGCCGCGGCCTTTCGGAGGCCGAGGCCAGCACGATGATCGTCAGCGGCTTCATCGAGCCGCTCGTGAGGGAACTGCCGATGGAATACGCCGTCGAAATGAACCGGCTGATCGAATTGCAGATGGAAGGGACAGTGGGTTAA